In Afipia sp. GAS231, a single window of DNA contains:
- a CDS encoding 2OG-Fe(II) oxygenase, translated as MKAHAKTIDRPAADIASRVDGLDWTQATTDLDGQGCAVLKGLLSPGECAAVAALYPDDTNFRSRVVMGRHGFGRGEYKYFTYPLPDLIAQLRPALYARLCGTANRWNETMGIDIRYPDRHEAFLKRCHEAGQTRPTPLLLQYGAGDYNCLHQDLYGEHVFPLQVAILLSEPGRDFTGGEFVLTEQRPRMQSRPEVVPLAQGDAVAFAVHHRPVQGTHGFYRVNLRHGVSRIRSGHRHTVGVIFHDAK; from the coding sequence ATGAAAGCACACGCAAAAACCATCGATCGTCCCGCCGCCGACATCGCCTCTCGCGTTGATGGCCTCGACTGGACCCAAGCCACCACCGATCTCGACGGTCAAGGCTGCGCCGTGCTGAAGGGATTGCTGTCGCCGGGCGAGTGCGCCGCCGTCGCCGCGCTCTATCCCGACGACACAAACTTCCGCAGCCGGGTCGTGATGGGCCGCCATGGCTTCGGCCGCGGCGAATACAAGTATTTCACCTATCCGCTGCCTGACCTGATCGCGCAGTTGCGGCCCGCGCTCTATGCGCGGCTGTGTGGCACAGCCAATCGCTGGAACGAGACGATGGGGATCGATATCCGTTACCCCGATCGCCACGAGGCGTTTTTGAAGCGCTGCCATGAGGCCGGTCAGACCCGGCCGACACCGCTGCTGCTGCAATATGGCGCCGGCGACTACAATTGCCTGCACCAGGACCTGTACGGCGAACACGTGTTCCCGCTGCAGGTCGCGATCCTGCTCTCGGAACCCGGTCGTGACTTTACGGGCGGCGAGTTTGTGCTGACCGAACAACGGCCGCGGATGCAGTCCCGGCCCGAAGTGGTTCCGCTGGCGCAGGGCGATGCGGTGGCCTTTGCTGTGCATCACCGGCCCGTGCAGGGGACGCACGGGTTCTACCGGGTTAATCTGCGCCATGGCGTCAGCCGGATCCGCTCCGGCCATCGCCACACCGTCGGTGTGATCTTCCACGATGCGAAATGA
- a CDS encoding amidase: MPDKPTLASLAADLASGATTARRLVEACLAKIADPAGEGQRVFIRVDKDAALDAADAMDRLRKAKAAPSPFAGIPVSIKDLFDIKGQVTRAGSRALEDSAPAETDATVVARLRRAGFIVIGRTNMTEFAYSGIGINPHYGTPKSAWNRSVGHVPGGSSSGAAVSIADQMAFGALGTDTGGSCRIPAAFNGIVGFKPTQRRVPLDGGVPLSLSLDSFGPLARSVACCAVLDAVLADEPVQPLQPRTVKGMRLAVPTTVALDDLDDVVAKTFERALETLSRAGALIERIEVPEFHDVGVMNAKGGFAAAESYAWHRYLLTSKGDVYDPRVSLRILRGEGIGAADYIDILNARRSFIARTDKRIAPYDALVLPTTANTPPKIADLADDKVFTVQNLRALRNCTLINVLDGCAISLPANRDGEVPVGLMLAAAGGSDRRIFELAAGMENIIRV; this comes from the coding sequence ATGCCTGACAAGCCGACACTCGCCTCCCTGGCCGCCGATCTTGCTTCCGGCGCGACAACCGCCCGCAGACTGGTCGAGGCGTGCCTCGCCAAAATCGCCGACCCCGCAGGCGAAGGCCAGCGTGTCTTTATTCGCGTCGACAAGGACGCAGCCCTTGACGCTGCCGACGCCATGGACCGGCTGCGCAAAGCCAAGGCAGCACCGTCGCCGTTCGCGGGCATTCCGGTGTCGATCAAGGACCTCTTCGACATCAAGGGGCAGGTGACCCGCGCCGGTTCGCGTGCACTGGAGGATTCCGCGCCCGCGGAAACTGACGCGACCGTGGTGGCGCGGCTGCGCCGGGCCGGATTCATCGTGATCGGCCGAACCAACATGACCGAATTCGCTTATTCCGGCATCGGCATCAATCCGCATTATGGCACGCCGAAAAGCGCCTGGAACCGCAGCGTCGGCCATGTGCCCGGCGGCTCGTCCTCCGGTGCCGCGGTTTCCATCGCCGATCAAATGGCGTTCGGCGCGCTCGGCACCGACACCGGCGGCTCCTGCCGGATTCCGGCCGCCTTCAACGGCATCGTCGGCTTCAAGCCGACGCAACGCCGCGTGCCGCTCGATGGCGGCGTGCCGTTGTCGCTCTCGCTCGACAGTTTTGGGCCGCTGGCGCGCAGCGTCGCCTGTTGCGCGGTGCTGGACGCCGTGCTGGCCGACGAGCCGGTGCAGCCATTGCAGCCGCGCACGGTCAAGGGCATGCGGCTCGCGGTGCCGACGACCGTGGCGCTCGATGATCTTGATGACGTGGTGGCGAAGACATTCGAGCGGGCACTGGAAACCCTGTCACGCGCCGGTGCCCTGATCGAACGGATCGAGGTGCCGGAATTTCACGATGTCGGCGTGATGAATGCCAAGGGCGGCTTTGCCGCGGCCGAAAGCTATGCCTGGCATCGTTATCTGCTCACGAGCAAGGGCGACGTCTACGATCCCCGCGTTTCGCTCCGCATCCTGCGCGGCGAGGGCATCGGCGCCGCCGACTATATCGATATCCTCAATGCGCGGCGGTCGTTCATCGCGCGGACGGATAAACGCATTGCGCCTTACGACGCGCTGGTATTGCCGACCACGGCGAATACGCCGCCAAAGATCGCTGACCTCGCCGACGACAAGGTCTTCACGGTCCAGAACTTGCGCGCTCTGCGCAACTGCACGCTGATCAACGTGCTCGACGGTTGCGCGATCTCGCTGCCGGCGAATCGCGACGGCGAGGTGCCGGTCGGGCTGATGCTGGCCGCCGCGGGCGGATCGGATCGGCGGATTTTCGAGCTTGCGGCGGGAATGGAGAACATCATCCGTGTTTGA
- a CDS encoding DUF2848 domain-containing protein, which yields MFDLTFTIEDKGAGMPLTLAIDQAVIAGWTGRDPVARDKHIAELEAIGIARPASTPIYYRVAACRITMADRIEVSGGDSSGEVEFVLIGWQGRIFVGCGSDHTDRKVEAYSVTVSKQMCDKPIASELWELEEVIGHWDQMILRSWAVIDGVRVLYQEGTLDGMLPVKDLIARGFGGKGLPDGCAMFGGTFAAKGGIRAASRFEFELEDPVLKRKISHGYDVIALPVLG from the coding sequence GTGTTTGATCTCACCTTCACCATCGAGGACAAGGGCGCCGGCATGCCGCTGACGCTCGCGATCGACCAGGCCGTCATCGCCGGCTGGACCGGCCGCGATCCGGTCGCGCGCGACAAGCATATCGCCGAGCTCGAAGCGATCGGTATCGCGCGCCCGGCATCGACGCCGATCTATTACCGCGTCGCCGCGTGCCGGATCACCATGGCAGATCGTATCGAGGTATCCGGCGGCGATTCCAGTGGCGAGGTCGAGTTCGTGCTGATCGGCTGGCAGGGCCGCATCTTCGTCGGCTGCGGTTCCGACCATACCGACCGCAAGGTGGAGGCCTACAGCGTCACCGTTTCCAAGCAGATGTGCGACAAGCCGATCGCCTCCGAGCTGTGGGAGCTCGAGGAGGTCATCGGCCACTGGGACCAGATGATCTTGCGGTCGTGGGCCGTGATCGACGGTGTCCGCGTGCTCTATCAGGAAGGCACGCTCGACGGCATGCTGCCGGTGAAAGACCTGATCGCGCGCGGTTTTGGCGGCAAGGGCCTGCCGGACGGCTGCGCGATGTTCGGCGGAACCTTCGCGGCCAAGGGCGGTATCCGCGCGGCCAGCCGGTTCGAGTTCGAACTGGAGGATCCCGTGCTGAAGCGGAAGATCAGCCACGGCTATGATGTGATTGCGCTGCCGGTGCTGGGATAG
- a CDS encoding Zn-ribbon domain-containing OB-fold protein codes for MAEPARAKPKPTPETQHFWDGTAAGELRLQRCDACANVYFPPRPFCPSCASRKVSVFKASGKGTLYSYVINHRPAAPGFTPPYAIAIVELAEGPRMMSNIIDCPQTPEALELDMKLEVAFEKLDDKITLPQFRPAKG; via the coding sequence ATGGCGGAGCCAGCGCGCGCTAAACCGAAACCGACGCCGGAGACCCAGCATTTCTGGGATGGTACTGCGGCCGGTGAGTTGCGCCTGCAGCGCTGCGACGCCTGCGCCAATGTCTATTTCCCGCCGCGCCCGTTCTGTCCGTCCTGCGCCTCGCGCAAGGTCTCGGTGTTCAAGGCGAGCGGCAAGGGTACGCTCTACAGCTACGTCATCAACCACCGTCCCGCCGCGCCCGGCTTCACGCCGCCTTATGCGATCGCGATCGTCGAACTCGCCGAAGGCCCGCGCATGATGAGCAACATCATCGATTGTCCGCAGACACCGGAGGCGCTCGAGCTCGACATGAAGCTCGAAGTCGCGTTCGAGAAACTCGACGACAAGATCACCCTTCCCCAGTTCCGTCCGGCGAAGGGCTAA
- a CDS encoding thiolase encodes MRRNAVAVVGAAETTELGVIPNMSQIQLHADAALNAIADAGLKLSDIDGIATAVETPQQIAHYLGITPTWVDGTSVGGCSFMLHVRHAAAAIEAGLCKTVLITHAESGKSMIGKQPRSTPADSLNGQFESPFGVYGPPSMFPIPVLRYMKTHGITHEQIASVAVVQREWAAKNPRATMKDPITVADVLNSRMIAYPFRILQCCLVTDGGGALILTSADRAKDFPNKPVYILGTGESVETPMVSQMKTFDSSRAFKVAGPTAFREAGIAHKDVDHLMIYDAFAHLPLYGLGDLGFMPHEETGKFIADGNTRPGGKLPLNTNGGGLSYMHSGMYGMYALQESVRQMRGIAPAQVPGAKISVCHGVGGMFAASGTIIFTNEK; translated from the coding sequence ATGCGCAGAAACGCAGTCGCCGTCGTCGGCGCCGCCGAAACCACCGAACTCGGCGTCATCCCCAACATGTCGCAGATCCAGCTCCATGCGGATGCGGCGCTCAACGCCATTGCCGATGCCGGACTGAAACTGTCCGACATCGACGGTATCGCTACCGCGGTGGAAACCCCGCAGCAGATCGCGCACTATCTCGGCATTACCCCGACCTGGGTTGATGGCACCTCGGTCGGCGGCTGTTCGTTCATGCTGCACGTCCGCCACGCCGCGGCCGCGATCGAGGCCGGCCTCTGCAAGACCGTGCTGATCACGCATGCGGAAAGCGGCAAGTCGATGATCGGCAAGCAGCCGCGCTCGACGCCGGCAGACAGCCTCAACGGCCAATTCGAGTCACCGTTCGGCGTCTACGGCCCGCCGAGCATGTTTCCGATCCCGGTGCTGCGCTACATGAAGACGCATGGCATCACGCATGAACAAATTGCTTCAGTCGCGGTGGTGCAGCGGGAATGGGCCGCGAAGAATCCGCGCGCCACCATGAAGGACCCGATCACGGTCGCGGACGTCCTGAACTCGCGGATGATCGCCTACCCGTTCCGCATCCTGCAATGCTGCCTCGTCACCGACGGCGGCGGCGCGCTGATCCTGACCTCGGCGGACCGCGCCAAGGACTTTCCGAACAAGCCGGTCTATATCCTCGGCACCGGCGAGAGCGTGGAAACGCCGATGGTCAGCCAGATGAAGACGTTTGACTCATCGCGTGCCTTCAAGGTCGCAGGCCCGACCGCCTTCAGGGAAGCCGGCATCGCCCACAAGGACGTCGATCATCTCATGATCTACGACGCCTTTGCGCATTTGCCGCTCTATGGGCTTGGCGACCTCGGCTTCATGCCGCACGAGGAGACCGGCAAGTTCATCGCCGACGGCAACACCCGCCCCGGCGGCAAGCTGCCACTCAACACCAATGGCGGCGGCCTCAGCTACATGCATTCGGGCATGTACGGCATGTACGCGCTGCAGGAAAGCGTGCGGCAGATGCGCGGCATCGCACCGGCGCAAGTGCCGGGCGCGAAAATCTCGGTCTGCCACGGTGTCGGCGGCATGTTCGCCGCGTCAGGCACGATCATTTTTACGAACGAGAAGTAA
- a CDS encoding MFS transporter: MTTTDINADISASANRTGVYLAVLQLVFTLGWTTYVIYLPKLAGLVGIAPGTVILILMLDQAVFTISDTAMGIAADRIAGLFGRIGLFVGVLTAISCAAFVALPFVAGTGPGGQVWLIVLIVIWAVTSSALRAPPLTLLGKYGARPRIPFLAALAMLGYGLAGAVSPYLGVVLRDQDPRLPFLISGAVLLITTLALSKVERGAAQDSVASEPAVSAKPLGRIPIVFIASMVILSLGSQLHFSINSAPFFLRFAKPEQLQWLLPVFWIGFNIAMFPASTVVKHRGGLFVIGAAGLLGAIAALGAELAVNLNMLIAAQFVAGAAWGCMLMAAVSAALAIGENGTEGKLVGLVFSALALATFARMAAVAGGLQKLPEYAPLLQWAPVACWSVAGAGLLVIAASRAQRKLAV; the protein is encoded by the coding sequence ATGACCACCACCGACATCAACGCCGACATCAGCGCCAGCGCCAATCGCACCGGCGTCTATCTCGCCGTGCTGCAACTGGTGTTCACGCTGGGCTGGACCACCTATGTCATTTATCTGCCGAAACTCGCTGGCTTGGTCGGGATCGCGCCGGGCACCGTCATTCTGATCCTGATGCTGGATCAGGCGGTTTTCACCATCAGCGATACCGCCATGGGCATTGCCGCCGACAGGATCGCGGGGCTGTTCGGCCGGATCGGCTTGTTCGTGGGTGTCCTGACCGCGATTTCCTGCGCGGCGTTCGTCGCGCTGCCGTTCGTCGCCGGCACCGGTCCGGGCGGACAGGTCTGGCTCATCGTTCTGATCGTGATCTGGGCCGTTACCTCGTCGGCGCTGCGCGCACCGCCGCTGACACTGCTGGGAAAGTACGGCGCACGGCCGCGGATTCCGTTCCTGGCGGCGCTGGCGATGCTGGGTTACGGGCTTGCGGGCGCGGTGTCGCCCTATCTCGGCGTGGTGCTGCGCGACCAGGATCCGCGGCTTCCGTTTTTGATCTCCGGCGCGGTGCTGCTGATCACGACGCTGGCGCTGTCGAAGGTCGAGCGCGGAGCGGCGCAGGATTCCGTTGCGTCTGAACCGGCCGTATCAGCCAAACCGCTCGGCCGGATACCGATCGTGTTCATCGCCTCGATGGTGATTCTTTCGCTCGGTTCCCAGTTGCATTTCAGCATCAACAGCGCGCCGTTCTTCCTGCGCTTTGCCAAGCCCGAGCAGCTGCAGTGGCTGCTGCCGGTGTTCTGGATCGGATTCAATATCGCGATGTTTCCGGCCAGCACCGTCGTCAAGCATCGTGGCGGGCTGTTCGTGATTGGGGCTGCCGGTTTGCTCGGCGCGATTGCAGCGTTGGGCGCGGAGCTCGCCGTCAACCTGAACATGCTGATCGCAGCCCAGTTCGTCGCGGGTGCGGCGTGGGGCTGCATGCTGATGGCCGCGGTCTCGGCGGCGCTGGCGATCGGGGAAAACGGCACCGAAGGCAAGCTGGTGGGGCTGGTATTTTCAGCGTTGGCGCTGGCGACGTTTGCGCGGATGGCGGCGGTGGCCGGCGGCTTGCAGAAGCTACCGGAATACGCACCGCTGTTGCAGTGGGCGCCGGTAGCGTGCTGGTCGGTCGCCGGCGCCGGGTTGCTGGTGATCGCAGCATCCCGGGCGCAGCGCAAGTTGGCGGTCTAG
- a CDS encoding SDR family oxidoreductase, translated as MAKSLQDKVIIVTGAGRGIGREIALLCAAEGAKVVVNDPGGSADGAGSSASPAEEVVEEIKKRGGTAVPNFESVAEAIPASKIVKTATDHFGRLDAVVNNAGILRDMIFHKMSVEAFEAVIKVHLMGSFYVSHAAARLFREQESGSFVHFTSTSGLIGNYGQANYAAAKLGIVGLSKSIALDMGRFNVRSNCVSPFAWTRMIGTIPTETEAEKARVEKIKQMGPEKIAPMCAFLLSDAAKDVTGQIFGVRMNEIFLFSQNRPLRSVQRSEGWTPQTIGEHAIPALKSSFPKLDRSGDIFTWDPI; from the coding sequence ATGGCCAAATCACTGCAAGACAAAGTCATCATCGTCACCGGCGCGGGCCGCGGCATCGGGCGCGAGATCGCGCTGCTGTGCGCCGCCGAAGGCGCCAAGGTCGTTGTCAACGATCCCGGCGGCTCGGCCGACGGCGCCGGCTCGTCGGCTTCGCCGGCCGAGGAAGTGGTCGAGGAGATCAAAAAGCGCGGCGGCACCGCGGTTCCGAACTTCGAGTCGGTGGCGGAAGCGATCCCCGCCAGCAAGATCGTCAAGACGGCGACCGACCATTTCGGACGGCTCGACGCCGTCGTCAACAATGCCGGCATCCTGCGTGACATGATCTTCCACAAGATGAGCGTCGAGGCGTTCGAGGCCGTCATCAAGGTGCACCTGATGGGCTCGTTCTATGTCAGCCACGCCGCAGCGCGGCTGTTCCGCGAACAGGAGAGCGGCTCCTTCGTCCACTTCACCTCGACCTCCGGCCTGATCGGCAATTACGGCCAGGCCAACTACGCCGCCGCCAAGCTCGGCATCGTCGGCCTGTCGAAGTCGATCGCGCTCGACATGGGGCGCTTCAACGTCCGTTCGAACTGCGTCTCGCCGTTCGCCTGGACCCGCATGATCGGCACCATCCCGACCGAGACCGAAGCGGAAAAGGCGCGGGTCGAGAAGATCAAGCAGATGGGCCCGGAAAAGATCGCGCCGATGTGCGCCTTCCTGCTGTCCGACGCCGCCAAGGACGTCACCGGTCAGATCTTCGGCGTCCGCATGAACGAGATTTTCCTGTTCAGCCAGAACCGCCCGCTGCGTTCGGTACAACGCAGCGAGGGCTGGACGCCGCAGACCATCGGCGAACATGCGATTCCGGCACTGAAGTCGTCGTTCCCCAAGCTGGATCGCTCGGGGGACATCTTCACCTGGGATCCGATCTGA
- the alkB gene encoding DNA oxidative demethylase AlkB yields MTTDLFAAVPDVRPPRQAMADGAVLLRGFVRPYESELIASLREIVAQAPFRRMFTPGGHQMSVAMTNCGNAGWVTDHTGYRYDGIDPVSGQPWPAMPAVFRALAETAAREGGFEGFSPDACLINRYAPGARMSLHQDRNENDFGAPIVSVSLGLPATFLFGGPKRADKPQRYRLEHGDVVVWGGPSRLFFHGVAPLADGEHAAMGRQRINLTFRKAR; encoded by the coding sequence TTGACCACGGATTTATTCGCTGCCGTTCCCGACGTGCGCCCGCCGCGCCAGGCGATGGCGGATGGCGCGGTGCTGCTGCGCGGATTCGTAAGGCCCTATGAGAGCGAATTGATCGCAAGCCTGCGCGAGATTGTCGCGCAGGCGCCGTTCCGGCGCATGTTCACGCCCGGCGGCCACCAGATGTCGGTGGCGATGACCAACTGCGGCAACGCCGGCTGGGTCACCGATCACACCGGCTATCGCTACGACGGCATCGATCCGGTCTCCGGCCAGCCATGGCCGGCGATGCCGGCGGTGTTTCGCGCGCTGGCCGAGACGGCGGCGAGGGAAGGCGGCTTCGAGGGATTTTCGCCTGATGCCTGTCTGATCAACCGCTACGCGCCCGGCGCGCGGATGTCGCTGCATCAGGACCGCAACGAAAACGATTTCGGCGCGCCGATCGTGTCGGTATCGCTGGGACTGCCCGCGACGTTCCTGTTCGGCGGCCCCAAGCGCGCCGACAAGCCGCAGCGCTACCGGCTGGAGCATGGCGACGTGGTGGTCTGGGGCGGGCCGTCGCGGCTGTTCTTTCACGGGGTGGCGCCGCTCGCCGACGGCGAACATGCCGCGATGGGCCGCCAGCGCATCAATCTGACGTTTCGCAAGGCCCGGTGA